In the genome of Vibrio ziniensis, the window CTTCGTGCTCAATCGCACTATTAACTGCATCATTTTCAACACGTTTTTGCTGCAGTTCCTGGCGAATTCGCTTCTCTCCATGGCCTTTAGCAATATGTTGCCTCACTTGGCTACGGGCAAAACGTTGATCATCCAAATAACCGTGTTCTTTGCAGTAGATAACGGCTTGTTGCACATCCTCTTCTTCAAAACCCTTCAACAAAAGTTTCTGCCAAAGTTCAAACTCGCCGTGATCTCGTCGCGTCAGAAGATACAACGCGCGCTCTTTGCAGCTCATTTTATTCGGGTTTGAATACATATCACCTCTAATACCATCTTAGATAAAATATGCTCAGACTGAGCATCGGTAGAACAGCGAATAGGCGTCAAACGCAAACACGCATTTATTCGTCCCTGAAGCTCCGCCGAGCCATCCATAGCTCGGAGGGTTTGCTTATCGACGCCCATTCACTGATCAGGAAATTTTCCAGAATGGCATAAACACAAAACTTAAATGCTTATTGCACAATCAAACGCTCTTAATAACAAAAAGCCCCGCTAATCAGCAGGGCTCATAATTCACTATCACCGTGGTGATTTAAGACCAGCAGTAATTAAAACTCTTCTTGTTCTTCAACAGACTGTTCAACAACATCAGAAGATGAAGTTGCTTCTAAAGTCGAGTTCAACAACATTTCACGAAGTTTAGCGTCGATAGTCGCTGCCGCTTCTGGGTTGTCGCGTAGGAACTTACATGCATTCGCTTTGCCTTGGCCAATTTTATCGCCATTGTAGCTGTACCAAGCGCCTGCTTTCTCAACCAGTTTGTGTTTAACACCTAGGTCAATCAACTCACCTTCACGGTTAAAACCTTGACCGTAAAGAATTTGCGTGTCCGCTTGTTTAAATGGTGCTGCGATCTTGTTCTTAACCACTTTGATGCGTGTTTCGTTACCTACTACTTCTTCGCCTTCTTTAATCGAACCAGTACGACGAATATCTAGACGTACAGAAGCGTAGAATTTCAGCGCGTTACCACCCGTTGTTGTTTCTGGGTTACCAAACATCACACCAATTTTCATACGAATTTGGTTGATGAAGATACACATACAGTTTGACTGCTTCAGGTTACCCGTTAGCTTACGCATTGCTTGAGAAAGCATACGAGCTTGAAGACCCATGTGGCTATCGCCCATTTCACCTTCAATTTCAGCTTTAGGCGTTAAAGCGGCAACGGAGTCGACAACCATAACATCGACAGCGCCAGAACGAGCCAATGCATCACAGATTTCTAGCGCTTGTTCGCCAGTGTCAGGCTGAGAAACCAATAATTCATCAATATTAACACCCAGTTTCTTCGCATAGATTGGATCTAGAGCGTGTTCAGCATCGATAAAAGCACAGGTTTTTCCTGCTTTTTGTGCTGCTGCGATAACTTCAAGCGTTAGCGTTGTTTTACCTGACGATTCTGGACCGTAGATTTCTACAATACGCCCCATAGGTAAACCACCAGCACCTAAAGCAATATCTAAAGAAAGTGAACCGGTAGAAATGGTTTCAACATCCATAGTACGGTTGTCACCAAGGCGCATAATTGAACCTTTACCGAATTGCTTTTCAATTTGACCTAGGGCTGCGGCTAGTGCCTTCTGTTTGTTCTCGTCCATTACTTTCTCCAGACTGTCACTCGCGTGATACGTGAATGCTTACAAATGAGTTTGACTTACTTTGTCAGAATGATGTCCATTATACTGTTGATTTGTACAGTGTCCACCCCTGTATGGAAAAAAGTTGTTACTTGTCGAAAAGTCAGTAACTTAAGACAAATACTGCTTAATCATTTCTAATGCATGGAGTACAGCTTGAGTTCTAACCGCACTGCGATCGCCCGCAAAGTGTTGAGTTTCAACCTTTAGCCAATCAGATTTGTCCGCCCAAGCAAAACAAACAGTACCCACTGGTTTTTCTTTACTACCTCCGCTAGGACCAGCAATGCCACTGATCGAAACGCCGATTGTTGCATTAGAGTTTTTCAGCGCTCCTTGTACCATTTGAATAACAACCGGTTCAGAGACTGCGCCAAATTCAGATAATGTTTCGCTTTTAACGCCGATCATCTCTTGCTTTGCTTCATTGCTATAAGTAACAAAAGCCCGGTCAAACCAGGCGGAACTTCCAGCAATTTCGGTTATTGCATTGGCTACACCACCGCCAGTACAAGATTCTGCGGTCACTAAAATCTGTTTGTGCTCAAGCAATAACTCACCCAGTTGTTGGCTTAATTGTTCGATTGAATTCATTACTAACACCTAACCTACTATCAGTCAGATAAAGCTAACTGATAGCCAACTGATTGCCAACCACAGAAACAACAAGAGTGCCATTTGGCACTCTTGTATCGTATAAAACAGAAAACTAAATTTCGAACATCAAGTTGCCCGGAGCTAAGAACGGCCAACGTATAACTTCAGGAGCTTGATGAGAATCTTCTGCGAAAAAGTAACCAACTTGAGGCAATGCAAACACTTGGTCGCCTCTCTTCAAAGACTGTTCACTCAATGCGCGGTGAGAAAGTTTAGCTTCCCAAAGCTCGTTAGTTTGCCAACCAATTGGTGATAATTCTACACGTACTTCAGCCCCCACAGGGTTGATCGACACCACCTCACAAGGTAATGATGCTTGGCTATTCTCTTTTGCCGATAGGCTTAATTCATGACTACGCACATAAAGCAGGCCATTCTTGCGTGTTGCTTCATTGACTGGCGGTAGCACAAAAGCATCACCATTATTCCACTGTTGCTTATGCCAATTTGCTTTGAATTGGTTGACGTTACCAAAGAAATCAAACACAAAACGGCTATTAGGATGCGCATACAGCTCGACCGGTGAATCTACCTGTTCAATACGACCATTACTCATCACCACCACGCGATCGGATAGCTCCAAAGCCTCATCCTGATCGTGAGTCACGAACACGCTGGTAAAACCCAACTCATCGTGCAAACTGCGTAACCAACGACGCAAGTCTTTACGCACTTTTGCGTCCAATGCGCCAAAAGGTTCATCAAGCAGCAGTACTTCCGGTTTGGTGGCCAAAGCTCGAGCCAGCGCAATACGTTGCTTCTGTCCACCAGAAAGCTGCTCTGGGTAACGCCCCGCTAGATGCCCAAGTTGAACAATTTCTAACAACTGCTTCACACGCTTATTGATTTCAGCTTGAGAAGGACGCTGTGAGCGATCCATGACCTGCAAACCAAACGCAACGTTATCCGCGACGGTCATGTGACGGAAAAGTGCGTAGTTCTGGAAAACAAAACCAACTCGACGATCACGTACGTGTACGTTGGTCACATCACGATCTCGAAAATGGATAGAGCCCGAATTAGCACTTTCCAAACCTGCGATAATACGTAACAAGGTTGTTTTACCCGAACCTGAAGGTCCAAGTAAGCCAATCATTTCACCATCTTCAATATGCAAGGAGAGTGGCGAAAGTGCCTGAAATTTGCCGAAATGCTTCGATATATTGTCTAAACGAATACTCATAACGTTCCTTGCTGCTCTTGTTCAATGACATGATTTCGTTCTTGTCGCCATTCAACAAAGGCTTTCAAAATCAAAGTTAATAAAGCGATAAATGCCAAAAGGGATGCGCTTGCGAATGCCGCTTCGGATTGATAATCCTCATAGAGAAGCTGAACATGCAGCGGCAAAGTGTTGGTTTCACCACGGATATTTCCTGAAACCACCGCCACTGCGCCGAACTCACCGACAGCACGAGCATTGGTTAGGATCACACCGTAAATCAATGCCCACTTAATATTTGGCAGAGTAACTCGGCGGAACAGTTGCCACCAAGATGCACCGAGAATCACAGCTGCTTCTTCGTCACTACGCCCTTGTTGTTGCATCAAAGGAATGAGTTCTCTGGCAACAAATGGGCAGGTTACAAAGACCGTCACAAGTACAATACCTGGCCACGCGAACATGATTTGTAAGTCATGTTCATACAACCATTCCCCTAGCCAACCGCTGCTGCCGTATAGCAAAAGGTAAAGCAGACCTGCAACAACTGGTGAAACCGCGAATGGGATATCAATTAAGGTGGTAAGAAATTTACGCCCAGTGAACTCAAAACGAGTCACTGCCCATGCCAACATGACGCCAAACACTAAGTTGATTGGCACAGTCAGTAAAGCCACCAGCAGAGTCAGGCCAATCGCGTGTAACGTATCAGGCTCACTGAGGTTAGTGATGTAAGTTTCTAAACCACTGGCGAAGGCTTGCTGGAAAATACTTAACAGTGGAATCAGCAGTAGCACAGCGACAAAAAACAGCGCCAGAGAGATTAAACTCCACTTTACCCAAGGCTGTTCACCGACGCGTAACGGTCTCTGATTTGTTGTTCTTTGACTAGACATATCGAATAAACTCCTTATCGACCGTGAATTCGGCGTAAATACGCGCCTTGCCAAAGATTAATCACTAACAAAAGTGATAATGAAGTGAGTAACACAATCGAAGCAATCGCGCTTGCTGCTGGGAAATCAAATTCTTGCAGACGAACGAAGATCATCAGAGACGTAATTTCACTGACGTATGGCATATTGCCAGCAATAAAGATCACCGCACCAAACTCACCTAAGCTGCGAGTAAATGACAGCGCTACACCTACCATCAACGCAGGCCATAGAGATGGCATAATGACACGCCAGAAGACTGCGCTATCAGACGCACCAAGCGTCATGCCCGCTTCTTCTTCCTCACGGGAAATTTCTTCGAGTACTGGTTGTACGGTACGAACCACAAAAGGAATACTGGTAAATGCCATGGCAACGATAATGCCCAAAGGGGTATACGCGACTTTCACACCGATGCTTTCAAGCACACTGCCAATCCAACCGTTGCTTGAGTACAAAGTCGCAAGAGTAATACCAGCAACCGCTGTAGGTAGTGCAAAAGGTAGGTCAACTAAAGCATCAAGAATTCGTTTCCCCGGAAATGTGTATCGAACCAACACCCAAGCTAATAGAAGACCAAAAGCACCGTTAAACAGTGACGCGACGAAAGCAGATATCACGGTCACTTTATAACTTGCAACCACACGTGGGTCAGCAATCACTTGCCAGTATTCACTAAAAGACATGCCTTTGGTTTGCATCACCAGACCCGTTGCTGGTAGCAACAAAATTAAGCTAACAAACAACAATGAAATGCCTAAGCTAATCGCAAATCCAGGCAAAACACGGGTTTTCTTAGGTGAACCATGATGCTTCGGGCGAGATGTCACAACAGATCCGCTCATAAACTCTCAATATAACCAGTCAAAAAGAAAGATAACCGCCCCATTCTCATCAATATTCTTAATGAAGGGCGGCAATGTTTGATTAACGACGTTGTAGTTGATCTAACTTAGCGCCATTTGCGAATTGAGTCTTCATTGCTTGATCCCAACCACCAATGATTTGTTCTACAGTCAGTAGCTCAACCGCAGGGAAACGGTCTGCAAATTCTGCTTTTACTGTTTCATCGTGTACACGGTAGTTGAAACCAGCCAGCATACGTTGAGCATCTTCACTGTACAGGTATGAAAGGTACTCAGTTGCTACATCCGTTGTACCGTTACGTTTGGCATTACGTTCTACAACCGCTACAGGGAATTCTGCAAGAATCGATGTTTTTGGAACAACCACTTCGTAGTTGTCTTCACCGTATTGTTTACGAATATTGTTCACTTCTGATTCGAACGTGATGAGAACATCGCCCAATTTACGCTCAACAAATGAAGTTGTTGCACCACGACCGCCTGTATCAAATACCGCGACGTTCGCTAGGAATTGCTTTAAGAATTGATCTTGTTTCGCTTCGTTGTCTTTACCAAACGTCTTCTGAGCGTAGCCTAGCGCTGCTAGGTATGTGTAACGTGCGTTACCAGATGTTTTCGGGTTAGGGAAAACTGATGACACATCTTCACGAGCGAGATCACCCCAATCTTGAACGTTTTTCGGGTTACCTTTACGAACCAAGAAAGCGGTTGTTGAGTAATAAGGTGAACTTGCATTTGGTAGTAACTCTTGCCAGTTTTCTGGGATAAGTTTGCCTTTATCATGCAGTACTTGTACATCAGTTACTTGGTTAAAAGTCACTACATCTGCTGATAGACCTTGCAGAATTGAACGAGCTTGAGCTGATGAGCCACCGTGAGACTGTTTGATCTCTACCGTTTTGCCTGTTTTCTCTTTCCAGTGTTCAGCGAACAATGGATTATATGAAGCAAACAACTCACGAGCGATATCGTAAGAAGAGTTTAAGATTGTTTGATCTGCTGCTGATGCGTTGAATGATCCCGCAATTAACAAAGCTGCGAGTGCTGACTTCATCTTTTTCATTATGTTTATACTCCAAAATCATCTTGCCAATGTGGCTTCCTTTGTCACTAGAGTATGTGCATAAAACGATTATAACAAAGGTTATAAATAGAACCTTTTGGAATATTATCAAACAATAAATTGTATGCTGATAGTGAATAGAGGCTTGTGCTGTAGTAGGGAAGAATTAGAGAATGGCAGCACTTAAAAGACTCACATTCATAACGAACAATAGAAGGCGAACACTGTGTCTGACTTTCCAACCATCGAAGCTTATGTAGGCCAAACACCTCTGGTAAAACTACAACGTCTAGCGGCGGGTAGCCAAAGCACCGTGCTAGTCAAACTGGAAGGAAACAACCCAGCCGGTTCAGTTAAAGACCGCCCAGCTCTGAATATGATTATCCAAGCCGAAGCGCGTGGCACAATTCAACCAGGCGATACCATTATTGAAGCAACGAGCGGCAACACCGGTATTGCACTTGCCATGGCGGCGGCTATCAAAGGCTACAAAATGATTCTTATCATGCCAGATAACTCTACTCAGGAACGCAAAGATTCGATGCGAGCCTATGGTGCAGAACTAATTCTGGTCAGTAAAGAACAAGGAATGGAAGGCGCTCGCGATCTCGCCTTGCAAATGCAAAGTGAAGGCAAAGGCAAAGTTCTTGATCAGTTCAACAATCCAGATAACCCTGATGCTCACTTTCACTCTACAGGTCCTGAAATCTGGCAACAGAGCTTTGGTAAGATTACTCACTTCGTTTCGAGCATGGGAACGACAGGTACCATCATGGGAGTATCTCGCTACCTGAAGAGTCAGAATCCTGAAGTAAATATTGTGGGTCTGCAACCTTCCGAAGGCAGTGCAATTCCTGGGATTCGCCGCTGGCCGCAAGAATACTTGCCGGGCATTTTTAACGCCGCTGACGTTGACCAAGTGATGGATATAGATCAGCAAGATGCGGAAAACACAGCGCGAGCATTGGCTCGTGAAGAAGGGATCTGTGCTGGTGTCAGCTCTGGTGGTGCTGTATTCGCGGCGATCGAAATCGCTAAACAAAACCCAGGCTCTGTCGTAGTCGCGATCATCTGCGATCGCGGCGATCGTTACCTATCGTCAGGTCTCTTCTCTTAACAAATCCCCGAGCTTAGCCAGTCCCTCAGTCACAAATGGATTAAGCATTTTTTTGTTCTCCCCCTCAAATATGGGGGAGTAAAGACTTGTGACTAAGAGATAGCTGTTTGTCTCGCCCCTTTCACAAGAGTGAGGGGAGAATTGCCCTGTTGTGACTGGATTTGTTATCATCACTCACCGTTTTCAAGTGACCTTACGCGAGACTTTGCTCAGGACTATTTGTTTGATAGTTAGGGTAAAAGGACTGCCAACGATACTAACAAGTGATGTAACGCCATGAATCAACCGAGCGAGTCTCTTTCGCACCACACTCCAATGATGCAGCAGTACCTGAAACTCAAGGCAGAAAACCCTGAGATATTACTGTTTTATCGTATGGGGGATTTCTATGAGCTTTTCTATGATGATGCCAAGCGTGCTTCGCAGCTGTTGGATATCTCTCTAACCAAACGTGGAGCTTCGGCTGGTGAACCGATTCCGATGGCAGGAGTACCATTCCACGCGGTTGAAGGTTACTTAGCAAAATTAGTTCAATTGGGAGAATCGGTCGCTATCTGTGAGCAGATTGGTGATCCTGCCACCAGCAAAGGTCCTGTTGAACGTAAAGTCGTTCGTATCGTTACTCCGGGCACAGTTACTGATGAGGCTCTACTTTCCGAGCGCCTTGATAACCTAGTTGCTGCGATTTATTACCACAACGGTAAATTTGGTTACGCAACGTTGGATATTACTTCGGGTCGTTTCCAGCTTAGTGAACCAGAAACGGAAGAAGCAATGGCAGCTGAACTGCAAAGAACAGCTCCAAGAGAACTACTTTTCCCTGAAGATTTCGCTCCCGTTCAACTGATGGCAAGCCGCAAAGCTAACCGTCGTCGCCCTATTTGGGAATTTGAACTCGATACCGCCAAGCAACAACTCAACCAACAATTTGGTACCCGCGATCTGGTTGGCTTTGGTGTTGAAAACGCAAAACTGGGCTTATGTGCCGCAGGCTGTTTGATTCAATACGTTAAAGATACCCAGCGTACCGCACTGCCACATATCCGCTCATTAACCTATGATCGCCAAGATCAGTCTGTAATTCTCGATGCCGCAACTCGTCGTAATCTGGAGCTGACGCAAAACCTGGCTGGCGGAACAGACAACACGTTGGCGGAAGTCCTTGATCACTGTGCAACACCAATGGGCAGCCGAATGCTCAAACGTTGGATCCACCAACCTATGCGTTGCATCAATACACTCAATCAACGTCTGGATGCGATTGGGGAGATCAAACAACAAGGCTTATTCGCTGATCTTCACCCTGTTTTGAAACAAATCGGCGATATTGAGCGAATTTTGGCTCGTCTGGCGCTGCGTTCTGCTCGTCCAAGAGATTTAGCTCGTCTGCGTAACGCTATGCAGCAACTTCCAGAGTTGAGCGATACATTAGCGGAGTTGGTGCACCCTTATCTGGTAAAATTACGTGATTACACTCAGCCAATGGATGAACTGTGTGAGCTATTAGAACGTGCGATCAAAGAAAACCCGCCAGTGGTAATCCGCGACGGTGGTGTCATTGCAGAAGGCTATAACGCCGAGCTCGATGAATGGCGTGATTTGGCAAATGGCGCAACGGAATATCTAGAGAAATTAGAAGCTGACGAACGTGACCGTCACGGTATCGACACGCTGAAAGTTGGCTATAACGCAGTACATGGTTTCTTTATTCAAGTTAGTCGTGGTCAGAGTCACCTCGTTCCACCACATTATGTTCGTCGCCAAACCTTAAAGAACGCGGAACGCTATATCATTCAAGAGCTTAAAGAGCACGAAGATAAGGTACTGAATTCAAAATCAAAAGCACTGGCTTTGGAAAAACAACTTTGGGATCAGCTGTTCGACTTATTACTTCCTCATCTTGAGCAGATGCAGAACCTCGCTTCCGCACTGTCTCAATTAGACGTATTGCAAAATCTCGCAGAGCGAGCTGAAAGTTTAGATTACTGCCGACCAACCATAACGGAAGCTCCGGGGATCCATATCCAGTCAGGACGTCATCCTGTGGTAGAACAAGTAATGAATGATCCGTTTATCGCCAATCCGATTGAACTGCATGCTCAGCGCAAAATGTTGATCATCACTGGTCCAAACATGGGTGGTAAATCCACCTATATGCGTCAAACAGCTCTTATTGCGCTGCTGGCACAT includes:
- the cysW gene encoding sulfate ABC transporter permease subunit CysW, whose protein sequence is MSSQRTTNQRPLRVGEQPWVKWSLISLALFFVAVLLLIPLLSIFQQAFASGLETYITNLSEPDTLHAIGLTLLVALLTVPINLVFGVMLAWAVTRFEFTGRKFLTTLIDIPFAVSPVVAGLLYLLLYGSSGWLGEWLYEHDLQIMFAWPGIVLVTVFVTCPFVARELIPLMQQQGRSDEEAAVILGASWWQLFRRVTLPNIKWALIYGVILTNARAVGEFGAVAVVSGNIRGETNTLPLHVQLLYEDYQSEAAFASASLLAFIALLTLILKAFVEWRQERNHVIEQEQQGTL
- the pncC gene encoding nicotinamide-nucleotide amidase yields the protein MNSIEQLSQQLGELLLEHKQILVTAESCTGGGVANAITEIAGSSAWFDRAFVTYSNEAKQEMIGVKSETLSEFGAVSEPVVIQMVQGALKNSNATIGVSISGIAGPSGGSKEKPVGTVCFAWADKSDWLKVETQHFAGDRSAVRTQAVLHALEMIKQYLS
- the recX gene encoding recombination regulator RecX: MYSNPNKMSCKERALYLLTRRDHGEFELWQKLLLKGFEEEDVQQAVIYCKEHGYLDDQRFARSQVRQHIAKGHGEKRIRQELQQKRVENDAVNSAIEHEEVDWFELAKQTAEKKFKQQIATQDQKEYAKRVRFLLYRGFSFDQIQYALAADE
- the recA gene encoding recombinase RecA, producing MDENKQKALAAALGQIEKQFGKGSIMRLGDNRTMDVETISTGSLSLDIALGAGGLPMGRIVEIYGPESSGKTTLTLEVIAAAQKAGKTCAFIDAEHALDPIYAKKLGVNIDELLVSQPDTGEQALEICDALARSGAVDVMVVDSVAALTPKAEIEGEMGDSHMGLQARMLSQAMRKLTGNLKQSNCMCIFINQIRMKIGVMFGNPETTTGGNALKFYASVRLDIRRTGSIKEGEEVVGNETRIKVVKNKIAAPFKQADTQILYGQGFNREGELIDLGVKHKLVEKAGAWYSYNGDKIGQGKANACKFLRDNPEAAATIDAKLREMLLNSTLEATSSSDVVEQSVEEQEEF
- the cysT gene encoding sulfate/thiosulfate ABC transporter permease CysT, encoding MSGSVVTSRPKHHGSPKKTRVLPGFAISLGISLLFVSLILLLPATGLVMQTKGMSFSEYWQVIADPRVVASYKVTVISAFVASLFNGAFGLLLAWVLVRYTFPGKRILDALVDLPFALPTAVAGITLATLYSSNGWIGSVLESIGVKVAYTPLGIIVAMAFTSIPFVVRTVQPVLEEISREEEEAGMTLGASDSAVFWRVIMPSLWPALMVGVALSFTRSLGEFGAVIFIAGNMPYVSEITSLMIFVRLQEFDFPAASAIASIVLLTSLSLLLVINLWQGAYLRRIHGR
- a CDS encoding sulfate/molybdate ABC transporter ATP-binding protein, producing the protein MSIRLDNISKHFGKFQALSPLSLHIEDGEMIGLLGPSGSGKTTLLRIIAGLESANSGSIHFRDRDVTNVHVRDRRVGFVFQNYALFRHMTVADNVAFGLQVMDRSQRPSQAEINKRVKQLLEIVQLGHLAGRYPEQLSGGQKQRIALARALATKPEVLLLDEPFGALDAKVRKDLRRWLRSLHDELGFTSVFVTHDQDEALELSDRVVVMSNGRIEQVDSPVELYAHPNSRFVFDFFGNVNQFKANWHKQQWNNGDAFVLPPVNEATRKNGLLYVRSHELSLSAKENSQASLPCEVVSINPVGAEVRVELSPIGWQTNELWEAKLSHRALSEQSLKRGDQVFALPQVGYFFAEDSHQAPEVIRWPFLAPGNLMFEI
- the cysM gene encoding cysteine synthase CysM; translated protein: MSDFPTIEAYVGQTPLVKLQRLAAGSQSTVLVKLEGNNPAGSVKDRPALNMIIQAEARGTIQPGDTIIEATSGNTGIALAMAAAIKGYKMILIMPDNSTQERKDSMRAYGAELILVSKEQGMEGARDLALQMQSEGKGKVLDQFNNPDNPDAHFHSTGPEIWQQSFGKITHFVSSMGTTGTIMGVSRYLKSQNPEVNIVGLQPSEGSAIPGIRRWPQEYLPGIFNAADVDQVMDIDQQDAENTARALAREEGICAGVSSGGAVFAAIEIAKQNPGSVVVAIICDRGDRYLSSGLFS
- the mutS gene encoding DNA mismatch repair protein MutS yields the protein MNQPSESLSHHTPMMQQYLKLKAENPEILLFYRMGDFYELFYDDAKRASQLLDISLTKRGASAGEPIPMAGVPFHAVEGYLAKLVQLGESVAICEQIGDPATSKGPVERKVVRIVTPGTVTDEALLSERLDNLVAAIYYHNGKFGYATLDITSGRFQLSEPETEEAMAAELQRTAPRELLFPEDFAPVQLMASRKANRRRPIWEFELDTAKQQLNQQFGTRDLVGFGVENAKLGLCAAGCLIQYVKDTQRTALPHIRSLTYDRQDQSVILDAATRRNLELTQNLAGGTDNTLAEVLDHCATPMGSRMLKRWIHQPMRCINTLNQRLDAIGEIKQQGLFADLHPVLKQIGDIERILARLALRSARPRDLARLRNAMQQLPELSDTLAELVHPYLVKLRDYTQPMDELCELLERAIKENPPVVIRDGGVIAEGYNAELDEWRDLANGATEYLEKLEADERDRHGIDTLKVGYNAVHGFFIQVSRGQSHLVPPHYVRRQTLKNAERYIIQELKEHEDKVLNSKSKALALEKQLWDQLFDLLLPHLEQMQNLASALSQLDVLQNLAERAESLDYCRPTITEAPGIHIQSGRHPVVEQVMNDPFIANPIELHAQRKMLIITGPNMGGKSTYMRQTALIALLAHIGCYVPAESAQIGLLDRIFTRIGASDDLASGRSTFMVEMTETANILHNATEKSLVLMDEIGRGTSTYDGLSLAWASAEWLAKQIGALTLFATHYFELTELPNVIPNLANVHLDAVEHGDSIAFMHAVQEGAASKSYGLAVAGLAGVPKTVIKNARSKLTQLEQHSLQQTGQPSSASSSRVDIANQLSLIPEPSEVENALAAIDPDDLTPRQALEELYRLKKLL
- the cysP gene encoding thiosulfate ABC transporter substrate-binding protein CysP — encoded protein: MKKMKSALAALLIAGSFNASAADQTILNSSYDIARELFASYNPLFAEHWKEKTGKTVEIKQSHGGSSAQARSILQGLSADVVTFNQVTDVQVLHDKGKLIPENWQELLPNASSPYYSTTAFLVRKGNPKNVQDWGDLAREDVSSVFPNPKTSGNARYTYLAALGYAQKTFGKDNEAKQDQFLKQFLANVAVFDTGGRGATTSFVERKLGDVLITFESEVNNIRKQYGEDNYEVVVPKTSILAEFPVAVVERNAKRNGTTDVATEYLSYLYSEDAQRMLAGFNYRVHDETVKAEFADRFPAVELLTVEQIIGGWDQAMKTQFANGAKLDQLQRR